One Spinacia oleracea cultivar Varoflay chromosome 4, BTI_SOV_V1, whole genome shotgun sequence DNA segment encodes these proteins:
- the LOC110798225 gene encoding ALA-interacting subunit 1: protein MGSSGTGRKDKSSDSSTHKKNSKRPKYSRFTQQELPACKPILTPPWVIAVFVTIGIIFIPVGLVSLSASEHVVEIVQEYDADCIPLDYRKDKVGYIQSDRTNKTCTLSMTVPKQMRSPVYIYYQLENFYQNHRRYVKSRNDKQLRNKAGEQMTSGCDPEETAAVGPDKAPIVPCGLIAWSLFNDTFKFSFESKVLDVNKKNIAWESDRKHKFGSDVYPKNFQNGSLIGGAQLDSSLPLSEQEDLIVWMRTAALPTFRKLYGKIEQDLQANQKISVIVQNNYNTYSFGGKKKLVLSTTSWIGGKNEFLGVGYLTVGGLSLTFAVGFILVYILKPREIGDPSYLSWNRNPAGHLIS, encoded by the exons ATGGGTTCTTCTGGAACAGGTCGGAAGGATAAGAGCTCCGACTCTTCTACCCATAAAAAGAACTCCAAGAGGCCTAAAT ATTCTAGGTTCACGCAACAAGAGCTTCCAGCTTGTAAACCAATTCTAACACCACCATGG GTTATAGCGGTATTTGTTACAATCGGAATTATCTTTATTCCTGTTGGACTTGTTTCTTTGTCTGCATCAGAGCAC GTTGTGGAGATTGTGCAGGAATATGACGCAGACTGTATTCCTCTTGATTATAGAAAAGATAAAGTTGGATATATTCAGAGTGATAGAACTAACAAAACATGTACATTAAGTATGACT GTTCCAAAGCAAATGAGAAGTCCTGTGTATATTTATTATCAGCTTGAGAACTTCTATCAAAACCATCGTCG ATATGTAAAAAGCAGAAATGACAAGCAATTGAGAAACAAAGCTGGAGAACAGATGACGAGTGGATGTGATCCAGAAGAAACTGCAGCAGTAGGCCCTGACAAAGCTCCTATTGTTCCCTGTGGCCTGATTGCTTGGAGTCTGTTCAATGATACGTTCAAGTTCTCTTTTGAATCAAAGGTGCTTGATGTTAACAAGAAAAATATAGCATGGGAGAGTGATCGTAAGCACAAGTTTGGATCTGATGTTTATCCAAAAAATTTCCAGAACGGAAGCCTTATTGGGGGAGCCCAACTCGATTCCAGCTTGCCT CTTAGTGAACAAGAGGATCTTATTGTATGGATGCGAACTGCAGCACTTCCAACTTTTAGGAAGTTATATGGGAAGATAGAACAGGACCTGCAAGCTAATCAGAAGATATCAGTCATTGTACAGAATAATTACAACACATATAGTTTTGGGGGCAAAAAGAAATTGGTCCTTTCTACAACAAGTTGGATTGGcgggaaaaatgaattccttggTGTCGGATATCTCACAGTTGGGGGCCTGTCCTTAACCTTTGCAGTCGGATTCATACTGGTTTACATCCTCAAGCCAAG GGAAATTGGTGATCCGTCGTATTTGTCATGGAACAGAAATCCAGCAGGACACCTGATTTCTTAA